One window from the genome of Corynebacterium sp. SCR221107 encodes:
- the obgE gene encoding GTPase ObgE: MARFVDRVVLHLAAGDGGNGCASIHREKFKPLGGPDGGNGGHGGDIVLEVSPQVHTLLDLHYRPHIKAQRGANGAGDHRNGARGEDLVLEVPAGTVVMSESGETLADLTTVGMQFIAAKGGVGGLGNAALASAARKAPGFALKGEPGEQHDVILELKSMADVGLVGFPSAGKSSLISVLSAAKPKIGDYPFTTLQPNLGVVEVGHDTFTIADVPGLIPGASEGKGLGLDFLRHIERTAVLAHVVDTATLEPGRDPASDIEALEAELAAYQSALDEDTGLGDLRERPRIIILNKVDIPEAQELAEFVKEDLEEQFGWPVFIISAVARKGLDPLRYKLMEIVHEARRKQPKQKAEKIVVRPKAVDARGKGHDFEITPDPEIEGGFIVSGEKPERWIIQTDFENDEAVGYLADRLNRLGVEDALYKAGAKAGCTVSIGPISFEWEPMTAAGVDPTLTGRGQDIRLAHTTRKSAQERKRASQVRRGLIDEFDFGDGSSVTRESANKDRWQG; the protein is encoded by the coding sequence ATGGCACGATTTGTGGACCGCGTGGTCCTGCACCTGGCCGCCGGTGACGGCGGTAACGGGTGTGCCTCGATCCACCGTGAAAAGTTCAAGCCTCTCGGCGGGCCCGATGGCGGCAACGGCGGGCACGGCGGTGACATCGTCCTGGAGGTCTCCCCGCAGGTGCACACCCTGCTCGACCTGCACTACCGCCCCCACATCAAGGCCCAGCGCGGCGCCAACGGCGCGGGCGACCACCGCAACGGGGCCCGCGGCGAGGATCTCGTGCTGGAGGTACCGGCGGGCACCGTCGTTATGAGCGAGTCGGGGGAGACCTTGGCGGACCTGACCACCGTCGGCATGCAATTCATCGCCGCCAAGGGCGGGGTGGGCGGACTCGGCAACGCGGCCTTGGCGTCGGCCGCACGCAAGGCGCCGGGCTTCGCCCTCAAAGGCGAGCCCGGCGAGCAGCACGACGTCATCTTAGAGCTGAAGTCCATGGCGGACGTTGGCCTGGTGGGCTTCCCGTCGGCGGGCAAGTCCTCGCTGATTTCTGTGCTCTCGGCGGCCAAGCCCAAGATCGGCGACTATCCTTTCACCACCCTGCAGCCGAACCTCGGCGTGGTCGAGGTGGGACATGACACCTTCACCATCGCCGACGTCCCGGGGCTCATCCCGGGCGCTTCCGAGGGCAAGGGCCTGGGCCTGGACTTCCTGCGCCACATCGAACGCACGGCGGTGCTGGCCCACGTGGTCGACACTGCTACCTTGGAGCCGGGGCGCGACCCGGCAAGCGACATCGAGGCGCTCGAGGCAGAACTTGCTGCCTACCAGTCCGCACTCGATGAGGACACCGGCCTGGGCGATCTGCGGGAACGCCCGCGCATCATCATCTTGAATAAGGTGGACATCCCGGAGGCCCAGGAGCTCGCGGAGTTCGTCAAGGAGGACCTGGAGGAGCAGTTCGGCTGGCCGGTGTTTATCATCTCCGCCGTTGCCCGCAAGGGGCTCGACCCGCTGCGCTACAAGCTGATGGAAATCGTGCACGAGGCCCGCCGCAAGCAGCCGAAGCAGAAGGCCGAGAAGATCGTCGTGCGCCCGAAAGCCGTGGATGCTCGGGGCAAGGGTCACGACTTCGAGATCACCCCGGATCCGGAGATCGAGGGCGGGTTTATCGTATCCGGCGAGAAGCCGGAGCGCTGGATCATCCAGACCGACTTCGAAAACGACGAGGCCGTGGGTTACCTCGCCGACCGCCTCAACCGCCTAGGCGTAGAGGATGCCCTCTACAAGGCTGGCGCGAAGGCCGGCTGCACCGTGTCCATCGGCCCGATATCCTTCGAGTGGGAGCCGATGACGGCCGCGGGCGTGGACCCCACGCTTACCGGCCGCGGCCAAGACATCCGCCTCGCGCACACCACCCGCAAGTCCGCGCAGGAGCGCAAGCGCGCCTCCCAGGTGCGACGCGGCCTCATCGACGAGTTCGATTTTGGCGACGGCAGCTCCGTGACCCGCGAGTCCGCCAACAAGGACCGCTGGCAGGGCTAG
- a CDS encoding LPXTG cell wall anchor domain-containing protein, with product MQNALPLTGGIGLWWLFGLGGAALVASFIKRKN from the coding sequence GTGCAAAACGCGCTCCCGCTCACCGGCGGAATAGGCCTGTGGTGGCTCTTCGGCCTCGGTGGGGCAGCCTTGGTAGCAAGCTTCATCAAGCGCAAGAACTAA
- the rpmA gene encoding 50S ribosomal protein L27: protein MAHKKGASSSSNGRDSNAKRLGVKRFGGQQVNAGEILVRQRGTKFHPGENVGRGGDDTLFALAAGSVEFTTKRNRRTVNIVPAAEAVEA, encoded by the coding sequence ATGGCACACAAGAAGGGTGCATCTAGCTCCAGCAACGGTCGCGATTCGAACGCCAAGCGCCTTGGTGTGAAGCGTTTCGGTGGCCAGCAGGTCAACGCAGGCGAGATTCTCGTGCGTCAGCGCGGCACCAAGTTCCACCCAGGTGAGAACGTTGGCCGCGGCGGCGACGACACGCTGTTCGCTCTGGCTGCGGGCTCGGTGGAGTTTACCACCAAGCGCAACCGCCGCACCGTGAACATCGTTCCGGCTGCCGAGGCTGTCGAGGCTTAG
- the rplU gene encoding 50S ribosomal protein L21, whose amino-acid sequence MYAIVKTGGKQYKVAEGDLVKVEKIEGEPGSSVALTPVLLVDGANVTSKPEELAKVSVAGEIVEHTKGPKIKILKYKNKTGYKKRQGHRQKLTVVKITGIK is encoded by the coding sequence ATGTACGCGATCGTCAAGACCGGCGGCAAGCAGTACAAGGTTGCCGAAGGTGACCTCGTCAAGGTCGAGAAGATCGAGGGTGAGCCAGGTTCGTCCGTGGCTCTCACCCCGGTTCTGCTCGTCGATGGCGCAAATGTAACCTCTAAGCCTGAGGAGCTCGCTAAGGTGAGCGTCGCAGGCGAGATCGTCGAGCACACCAAGGGCCCGAAGATCAAGATTCTGAAGTACAAGAACAAGACCGGCTACAAGAAGCGTCAGGGTCACCGTCAGAAGCTGACCGTGGTCAAGATCACCGGTATCAAGTAA
- a CDS encoding translation initiation factor IF-2 N-terminal domain-containing protein: protein MRKDLPAKLRVSALAKQLGVATKEVVAVLAAAGVDKVAQSNITAEQATLVLDAYAPANPATSEQAVATNPEADEQRLRYRVRKNVDNEIAQIEDKVNRELGLAASADPQPAEEPIDEDKLRHRVEKNVDNEIHQIEEKVERDIEERLGNGLLVGTDEHDDDFDFGEESAPELLEDVTPAITPAPNEPTFATPLFLAPTLVETPSEDEAFDDEEEDDLADQQPRKRRRGRRGTGRGRGVEDAESNVEEANVEEADDAEPQLIDEPLAIKGSTRLEAQRRRRVELREESRKKRHVVSEAEFLARRESVKRTMVVRERERTDHPGLVTQVGVLEDDMLVEHFVTSDTQSSMVGNIYLGRVQNVLPSMEAAFIDIGKGRNGVLYAGEVNWRKAGLGGKNRRIEQALKSGDQVLVQVSKDPVGHKGARLTTQISLAGRYLVYVPGGRSAGISRKLPVPERKRLKEILRKVVPGDGGVIIRTAAEGVSEEAIAADVGRLHTLWEQIQERTSKETESKGAKPVTMYEEPNMLVKVVRDLFNEDFHELVVDGKRAWNTVHAYIQSVAPELAGRLTHFDRDANDGRDAFEVYRVDEQIQKALSRKVWLPSGGTLVIDRTEAMTVIDVNTGKFTGAGGNLEETVTRNNLEAAEEIVRQMRLRDLGGMIVVDFIDMVLPENQDLVLRRLKETLGRDRTRHQISEVTSLGLVQMTRKRLGTGLLETFATECEHCEGRGVIIHADPVEHTDAESRHSSTQHGVRHQDPTRHPAVVAMHNDDHGAAREDEPEPAKPSIEELAAAVVPEDQPEKEVSRPRKRRRGSRAGHAPATDEAMSVSAVEEIAHAAVATANEHDPDAPSGADYLPASHAAQPTYEQALAEFEASPRRKRRVRGNSASDVPPKPEDFQGHEAPHSEHSESTQEVKAETTRARKRARRSTAASESAAQQVPPAGAAAKEPTQEISTSSRPGSNGRTRRRAVRRAVTASPVQEHKDVGRSSTRPVETAVNKSEASSGRGRRRAVRRRG, encoded by the coding sequence ATGAGAAAGGACCTGCCCGCGAAGCTGCGCGTGTCGGCGCTGGCCAAGCAGCTCGGTGTTGCCACCAAGGAGGTGGTGGCGGTTTTGGCTGCGGCGGGCGTGGACAAAGTCGCCCAGTCCAATATCACCGCGGAGCAGGCAACCCTGGTCTTGGATGCCTACGCACCGGCAAACCCGGCCACCTCGGAGCAGGCGGTGGCAACCAACCCTGAGGCGGACGAGCAGCGCCTGCGCTATCGCGTGCGCAAGAACGTTGATAATGAGATCGCGCAGATTGAGGACAAGGTCAATCGCGAGCTTGGCCTTGCTGCGAGCGCGGATCCGCAGCCAGCCGAGGAGCCCATCGACGAGGACAAGCTGCGCCACCGGGTGGAAAAGAACGTGGATAATGAGATCCACCAGATCGAAGAAAAGGTCGAGCGCGACATCGAGGAGCGCCTCGGCAACGGGCTGCTGGTGGGCACCGATGAGCACGACGATGACTTCGATTTCGGGGAGGAGTCGGCCCCTGAGCTGCTCGAGGACGTCACTCCAGCGATCACCCCTGCGCCGAACGAGCCCACCTTTGCCACCCCGCTGTTCCTCGCACCCACTCTGGTGGAGACCCCGTCCGAGGACGAGGCATTCGACGACGAGGAAGAGGATGACTTAGCCGACCAGCAGCCCCGCAAGCGCCGTCGTGGGCGCCGTGGCACCGGCCGCGGACGTGGGGTAGAAGACGCTGAGTCCAACGTGGAGGAGGCTAACGTCGAGGAGGCGGACGACGCCGAGCCGCAGCTTATCGACGAACCCCTGGCCATCAAGGGTTCCACCCGCCTGGAGGCGCAGCGCCGCCGCCGCGTGGAGCTGCGCGAGGAGTCGCGCAAGAAGCGCCACGTGGTCTCCGAGGCGGAGTTCTTGGCCCGCCGCGAGTCGGTCAAGCGCACGATGGTGGTGCGCGAGCGCGAGCGCACCGATCACCCGGGCCTGGTCACCCAGGTCGGCGTGCTCGAGGACGACATGCTCGTCGAGCACTTTGTCACCTCCGATACCCAGTCTTCGATGGTGGGCAACATCTACCTCGGACGGGTCCAAAACGTCCTGCCCAGCATGGAGGCCGCCTTCATCGACATCGGAAAGGGGCGCAACGGCGTGCTCTATGCCGGTGAGGTCAACTGGCGCAAGGCGGGACTCGGCGGCAAGAACCGCCGCATCGAGCAGGCGCTCAAGTCCGGCGACCAGGTGCTCGTTCAGGTCTCCAAGGACCCGGTCGGCCACAAGGGCGCGCGCCTGACCACCCAGATCTCCCTGGCGGGTCGCTACCTTGTCTATGTCCCCGGCGGGCGCTCGGCGGGGATCTCGCGAAAGCTTCCGGTCCCAGAGCGCAAGCGCTTGAAGGAGATCCTGCGCAAGGTCGTCCCGGGTGACGGCGGGGTCATCATCCGCACCGCGGCCGAGGGCGTGAGCGAGGAGGCCATCGCGGCCGACGTCGGGCGCCTGCACACCCTGTGGGAGCAGATCCAGGAGCGCACCAGCAAGGAGACTGAGTCCAAAGGTGCCAAGCCGGTCACCATGTACGAAGAGCCGAACATGCTGGTCAAGGTGGTCCGTGACCTGTTTAACGAGGACTTCCACGAGCTGGTCGTCGACGGCAAGCGCGCCTGGAATACCGTGCACGCCTATATCCAGTCGGTGGCTCCGGAGCTTGCCGGCCGCCTGACTCACTTCGATCGCGATGCCAACGACGGCCGTGATGCCTTCGAGGTCTACCGCGTCGACGAGCAGATCCAGAAGGCACTTTCGCGCAAGGTGTGGCTGCCGTCGGGCGGCACGTTGGTCATCGACCGTACGGAGGCGATGACGGTGATCGACGTCAACACCGGCAAGTTCACCGGCGCGGGCGGCAACTTGGAGGAGACGGTCACCCGCAATAACCTGGAGGCCGCCGAGGAGATCGTGCGCCAGATGCGCCTGCGGGATCTGGGCGGAATGATTGTGGTCGACTTCATCGACATGGTGCTGCCGGAAAACCAGGACCTGGTGCTGCGCCGGCTCAAGGAGACCCTGGGCAGGGATCGTACCCGCCACCAGATTTCCGAGGTGACCTCGCTGGGCTTGGTGCAGATGACCCGCAAGCGCTTGGGCACGGGCCTGCTGGAGACCTTCGCCACGGAGTGCGAGCACTGCGAGGGCCGCGGCGTGATCATCCACGCTGACCCGGTGGAGCACACCGATGCCGAGTCGCGCCATTCCTCCACGCAGCACGGCGTGCGCCACCAGGACCCGACCAGGCACCCAGCGGTTGTTGCCATGCATAACGACGACCACGGCGCCGCACGCGAGGACGAGCCCGAGCCGGCGAAGCCCAGCATCGAGGAGCTCGCAGCCGCGGTGGTGCCGGAAGACCAACCGGAGAAGGAGGTTTCTCGCCCGCGCAAACGCCGCCGCGGTTCCCGCGCGGGTCATGCCCCTGCCACCGACGAGGCAATGTCAGTGTCCGCGGTGGAGGAGATCGCGCATGCGGCGGTGGCCACCGCCAATGAGCACGACCCCGATGCGCCGAGTGGTGCCGACTACCTGCCGGCCTCGCACGCCGCACAGCCTACCTACGAACAGGCCCTGGCCGAGTTCGAGGCGAGCCCGCGTCGCAAGCGCAGGGTTCGGGGTAACTCGGCCTCGGATGTCCCGCCGAAGCCCGAGGACTTCCAGGGTCATGAGGCTCCGCACAGCGAGCACAGTGAAAGCACGCAGGAAGTAAAGGCGGAAACCACACGGGCGCGCAAGCGAGCTCGCCGCAGCACCGCAGCGTCGGAAAGCGCAGCGCAGCAGGTGCCGCCTGCGGGCGCGGCGGCGAAGGAGCCCACCCAGGAGATATCCACCTCCTCGCGTCCGGGCAGCAACGGTCGTACGCGCCGGCGTGCTGTGCGGCGGGCGGTGACTGCCTCGCCGGTCCAGGAGCACAAGGATGTCGGCCGCAGCTCCACGCGCCCGGTTGAGACTGCTGTTAATAAGAGTGAAGCAAGTTCTGGGCGTGGGCGACGCCGGGCGGTGCGCCGCAGGGGCTAG
- the ndk gene encoding nucleoside-diphosphate kinase codes for MTERTLILIKPDGVAAGHVGDIIARIERKGLKLVAMDLRVADRETAEKHYAEHADKPFFGELVEFITSAPLVAGVVEGERAIDAWRQLAGGTDPVAKATPGTIRGDFALSVAKNVVHGSDSPESAAREISIWFPNL; via the coding sequence ATGACTGAACGTACCCTGATTCTTATCAAGCCGGACGGTGTTGCTGCAGGCCACGTCGGTGACATCATTGCCCGCATTGAGCGCAAGGGCCTGAAGCTGGTGGCTATGGACCTGCGCGTTGCTGACCGTGAGACCGCTGAGAAGCACTACGCTGAGCACGCTGACAAGCCTTTCTTCGGTGAGCTGGTGGAGTTCATCACTTCCGCTCCGCTGGTTGCTGGTGTTGTCGAGGGTGAGCGCGCCATCGATGCATGGCGCCAGCTTGCCGGCGGCACCGACCCGGTGGCCAAGGCTACCCCTGGCACCATCCGCGGTGATTTCGCTTTGAGTGTTGCCAAGAATGTCGTGCACGGCTCGGACTCCCCGGAGTCGGCCGCCCGCGAGATTTCCATCTGGTTCCCGAACCTCTAA
- a CDS encoding ABC transporter substrate-binding protein: protein MTLKTRLLATMATLGVATTLVACGSSEPVSEPATSDNVATAGEGTTVYPLTIDNCGQTITFEKAPERTVSLDQGSTEILLSLGLEDKLVGTASWTDPVLPNLEEANASVPRLADNAPTYEVVMDTDPDFVTASFARHYKTEGGVASRERFAETDINSFLSPTDCEGSKTINGGGTRSIPLSEDKVYEEIATLAEIFDVQSRGEELIAELKSRAEAATKDINGSGQTVAYWFADTKTPYFAGGLGSAAILSDKTGLTNVFADTADDWPAVGWETVVEKNPQILVLGDLLRDRFPGDRLDDKKEFLANDPLTNTMDAVKNERYIALHGAELNPSIRFVDGLEKIAAYLKESSS, encoded by the coding sequence TTGACATTGAAAACACGCCTTTTAGCAACCATGGCCACCCTCGGGGTGGCCACCACACTGGTCGCCTGTGGCTCCTCGGAGCCTGTCTCCGAGCCGGCAACATCCGACAACGTTGCAACCGCAGGGGAGGGCACCACGGTCTACCCGCTCACCATCGACAACTGCGGGCAGACCATCACCTTCGAGAAGGCGCCCGAGCGCACCGTCTCGCTCGACCAGGGCAGCACCGAGATCTTGTTGTCGCTGGGCCTTGAGGACAAACTGGTCGGCACCGCCTCGTGGACCGACCCGGTCCTACCCAACTTGGAAGAAGCCAACGCCTCCGTGCCGCGTCTGGCCGACAACGCCCCCACCTATGAAGTAGTGATGGACACCGATCCCGACTTCGTCACCGCCTCCTTCGCGCGCCACTACAAGACCGAGGGCGGCGTGGCCTCCCGCGAGCGCTTCGCGGAGACAGATATCAATTCCTTCCTCTCCCCCACCGACTGCGAAGGCTCCAAGACCATCAACGGTGGCGGCACCCGTTCCATCCCGCTTTCCGAGGACAAGGTGTACGAGGAGATCGCCACCCTTGCCGAAATCTTCGATGTCCAGTCCCGCGGCGAGGAGCTGATTGCCGAGCTCAAGTCCCGCGCCGAGGCTGCGACCAAGGACATCAATGGCTCGGGACAGACCGTCGCCTACTGGTTCGCCGACACCAAGACCCCGTACTTCGCCGGCGGCCTAGGCTCAGCCGCAATCTTGTCCGACAAGACCGGACTGACCAACGTCTTCGCCGATACTGCCGACGACTGGCCGGCCGTGGGCTGGGAAACCGTCGTGGAAAAGAACCCACAGATCCTGGTCCTGGGCGACCTGCTGCGCGATCGCTTCCCCGGTGATCGCCTCGACGACAAGAAGGAGTTCCTGGCGAACGACCCTTTGACCAACACGATGGATGCCGTCAAGAATGAGCGCTACATCGCCCTCCATGGCGCCGAACTCAACCCGTCGATCCGTTTCGTCGATGGCCTGGAAAAGATCGCCGCCTACCTGAAGGAATCCTCCTCTTAA
- a CDS encoding FecCD family ABC transporter permease: protein MLETTTDTPAPTTPTPPERVPGHALGLITIVIGSLVLLVFSVAAAITLGPADISLVNVRDIILNHMAGAEIPVKLSKDAIVWEERLPRALVAACCGAGLALSGVIMQSLLKNSLADPYVLGISSGASAGAVVVGVLGLGSVSLGLSVGAFVGALISFGLVLLLANLAGGTSAKVILAGVATTQLFSALTSLVIFAFADSDETRGVMFWLLGSLEGVRWDDVALCVVVVLLASGICLYFAHVLDAFTFGDDVAHSLGINVTAVRIAFLTLTALLTASLVAVAGAIGFIGLVLPHAGRLVVGSVHSRLVPVTIIFGGIFMVWVDALSRILFSPTPLPAGVGTALIGVPVFIVLLIRKKGV, encoded by the coding sequence ATGTTGGAAACCACCACTGACACCCCTGCACCCACCACGCCCACTCCACCCGAGCGTGTGCCTGGCCACGCGCTTGGCCTCATCACGATCGTCATCGGCTCCTTAGTCCTCCTCGTCTTCTCCGTGGCCGCGGCCATCACCTTGGGCCCGGCCGATATCTCGCTGGTCAACGTTCGCGATATCATCCTCAACCACATGGCGGGTGCCGAGATCCCCGTCAAGCTCAGCAAAGACGCCATCGTGTGGGAGGAGCGCCTGCCGCGTGCGTTGGTCGCGGCGTGCTGCGGCGCGGGGCTTGCCCTCAGCGGCGTTATCATGCAATCGCTGCTGAAGAACTCGCTGGCTGACCCCTACGTGCTGGGTATTTCCTCCGGCGCCTCCGCCGGCGCCGTGGTGGTGGGAGTACTCGGCCTGGGCTCGGTGTCCCTGGGGCTGTCCGTCGGCGCCTTCGTTGGCGCTCTCATCAGCTTCGGGCTGGTGTTGCTGCTGGCTAATCTAGCGGGTGGCACCTCGGCCAAGGTCATTCTCGCCGGCGTGGCCACCACCCAGTTGTTTTCGGCATTGACCTCGCTGGTCATCTTCGCCTTCGCCGATTCTGACGAGACCCGCGGCGTCATGTTCTGGCTGCTCGGCTCGCTCGAGGGCGTGCGCTGGGACGACGTTGCCTTGTGCGTGGTCGTCGTGCTTCTGGCCTCCGGGATCTGCCTCTATTTCGCCCACGTCTTGGACGCGTTTACCTTCGGCGATGACGTCGCCCATTCCTTAGGCATCAACGTCACTGCGGTGCGAATCGCCTTCCTGACGCTTACCGCCTTGCTGACAGCAAGCCTGGTCGCCGTCGCCGGAGCCATTGGTTTTATCGGCCTCGTGCTTCCCCACGCTGGCCGGCTCGTCGTGGGCTCGGTTCACTCCCGCCTCGTGCCCGTGACCATCATTTTCGGTGGAATCTTTATGGTGTGGGTCGATGCCTTATCACGCATCCTCTTCTCCCCCACTCCGCTGCCGGCAGGCGTCGGCACCGCGCTCATCGGCGTTCCGGTATTCATTGTTCTCCTCATCCGCAAGAAGGGAGTCTAG
- a CDS encoding ABC transporter ATP-binding protein — MGLRAEDLVWDRAGNLVVNGVSLVPRRGETVGLLGPNGSGKSSLLRLMAGMAKPTGGNVYFEDKPLASISKKQLARRVAIVSQHADTVVDISVLESVRLGRIPHRSAFGGDPVADALAVEKALKHTDLAHLKDKSWDHLSGGERQRVQIARALAQEPTELLLDEPTNHLDIKHQLELMRLIVNLPVTSIVAIHDLNLAAMFCDRLVVLRKGQLVAAGSPVDVLTPELIAEVYEVRATVERVSDTGQVRVSYQV; from the coding sequence GTGGGGCTTCGCGCAGAAGATCTGGTGTGGGACCGAGCAGGAAACCTCGTGGTCAACGGGGTGTCGCTGGTTCCCCGACGGGGAGAGACCGTTGGCTTGCTCGGACCGAATGGCTCGGGCAAGTCCTCCTTGCTTCGGCTCATGGCAGGCATGGCCAAGCCCACGGGCGGAAACGTGTATTTTGAGGACAAGCCTTTGGCGTCGATAAGCAAAAAGCAGCTGGCACGGCGGGTCGCGATCGTCTCGCAACACGCCGACACGGTCGTCGACATCAGCGTCCTCGAGTCCGTGCGCCTCGGCCGCATCCCCCACCGCAGCGCCTTTGGCGGCGATCCAGTAGCGGACGCGCTGGCGGTTGAGAAGGCCTTGAAGCACACCGACCTGGCCCACCTGAAAGACAAGTCCTGGGATCATCTCTCCGGCGGCGAGCGCCAGCGCGTGCAGATCGCCCGTGCGCTCGCCCAGGAACCCACCGAGCTGCTGCTCGACGAGCCGACGAATCACCTCGACATCAAGCATCAGCTCGAGCTCATGCGGCTGATCGTCAATCTTCCAGTGACCTCCATCGTGGCCATCCACGATCTCAACCTCGCCGCGATGTTCTGCGACCGCCTCGTTGTCCTGCGCAAAGGCCAACTCGTGGCCGCCGGCAGCCCCGTTGACGTGCTCACCCCAGAGCTTATCGCCGAGGTATATGAGGTCCGTGCCACCGTCGAGCGGGTCTCAGATACGGGCCAGGTCCGGGTCAGCTACCAGGTCTAG
- a CDS encoding DUF4233 domain-containing protein, translating into MSEKKEESIEYGPLGPGHAPIKDPLKGVRGVMSGTMLMEAISYLLVLTVILRVDNGAHWTTVNWVYITAVGVAMTIMSFLQFVKWAIPADLVLQVFALGGAFVHPSAGFIAILFIAVWAYLLYLRKNLIERMKRGLLTTQHM; encoded by the coding sequence GTGAGCGAGAAGAAAGAGGAAAGCATCGAGTACGGCCCGCTCGGGCCCGGACACGCCCCGATCAAGGATCCCCTGAAGGGCGTGCGCGGCGTCATGAGCGGCACGATGCTCATGGAGGCTATCAGCTACCTGTTGGTGCTCACGGTTATCTTGCGGGTGGACAACGGCGCGCACTGGACCACCGTCAACTGGGTTTACATCACCGCGGTCGGCGTGGCGATGACGATCATGAGTTTCCTCCAATTCGTGAAGTGGGCGATCCCGGCCGACCTCGTCCTCCAGGTCTTCGCGCTTGGCGGGGCCTTCGTGCACCCGAGCGCGGGGTTCATCGCGATCTTGTTCATCGCGGTGTGGGCGTACCTGCTCTACCTGCGCAAGAATTTGATCGAACGCATGAAGCGCGGGCTTTTGACCACCCAGCACATGTAG
- the folC gene encoding bifunctional tetrahydrofolate synthase/dihydrofolate synthase, with translation MPKDEHESQEQAQEQPQHSHDIINEDSFAELASLIADEEEGFDLGELKLTETGLTLPITAEPAAEGDEAALDDSITDEDLAALAAVEAELDQRWSEVKIDPTLERMELLMDLLGHPERAFPAIHVAGTNGKTSTVRMIESLMRAFHRRTGRTTSPHLQLVTERIGIDGRPIHPRDYVRIWEEIKPYVEMVDATSENNGGPKMSKFEVLTAMAYAAFADAPVDVAVVEVGMGGRWDATNVINSDVAVVMPVGLDHTDYLGDTIEQIAGEKAGIIKSRWDADDLLTPPDNVAIIGAQDPAAMKVILEQAVSVDAQVARFGVEFGVTSSAIAVGGQQLSLRGLGGDYEDIFLPLSGEHQAHNAACALAAVEAFFGAGAGRALDIDTVREGFATVQSPGRLERVRATPTVFIDAAHNPHGAKALGAALERDFEFSRLIGVVACLGDKDVRGVLRELEPYLTEIVVTTNSSPRAMDAFELAEYARDIFGDERVYEAHDLPAAVEEAVALAEDTDIQSGAGVIITGSVVTAGEARTLFGKEPA, from the coding sequence ATGCCTAAGGACGAACACGAGTCCCAGGAACAAGCTCAAGAACAGCCCCAGCACTCGCACGACATCATCAACGAGGACTCCTTCGCGGAGCTGGCCTCGCTGATCGCGGACGAGGAGGAGGGCTTCGACCTCGGCGAGCTCAAGCTCACCGAGACCGGTTTGACCCTGCCGATCACCGCCGAGCCGGCGGCAGAAGGTGACGAGGCGGCGCTCGATGACTCCATCACCGACGAGGACCTCGCCGCGCTCGCGGCGGTCGAGGCCGAGCTCGACCAGCGCTGGTCCGAGGTCAAGATCGACCCCACCTTAGAGCGCATGGAGCTGCTCATGGACCTGCTCGGCCACCCCGAGCGGGCCTTTCCGGCCATCCACGTGGCAGGCACCAACGGCAAGACCTCCACCGTGCGCATGATCGAATCGCTCATGCGCGCCTTCCATCGCCGCACCGGGCGCACGACCAGCCCCCACCTGCAGCTGGTCACCGAGCGCATCGGCATCGACGGTCGCCCCATCCACCCGCGCGACTATGTGCGGATCTGGGAGGAGATCAAGCCCTATGTGGAGATGGTCGACGCTACTTCCGAAAATAACGGCGGGCCGAAGATGAGCAAGTTCGAGGTGCTTACCGCGATGGCCTACGCCGCCTTCGCCGACGCCCCGGTCGACGTGGCGGTCGTGGAGGTCGGGATGGGCGGGCGCTGGGATGCCACCAACGTCATCAACTCCGACGTGGCCGTGGTCATGCCGGTGGGGCTCGACCACACCGACTATTTGGGGGATACCATCGAGCAGATCGCCGGCGAGAAGGCGGGCATCATCAAGTCCCGCTGGGACGCCGACGACCTGCTCACCCCGCCGGATAACGTGGCCATCATCGGCGCCCAGGACCCGGCGGCGATGAAGGTCATCCTCGAGCAGGCCGTGAGCGTGGACGCGCAGGTCGCCCGCTTCGGCGTGGAATTCGGCGTGACCTCATCCGCGATCGCGGTCGGCGGTCAGCAACTCAGCCTGCGCGGCCTCGGCGGCGACTATGAGGACATCTTCCTGCCGCTGTCCGGCGAGCACCAGGCGCATAACGCCGCCTGCGCACTGGCCGCGGTGGAGGCCTTCTTCGGCGCGGGTGCAGGGCGCGCCCTCGACATCGACACCGTGCGCGAGGGCTTTGCCACCGTGCAATCCCCGGGACGCCTCGAGCGGGTGCGCGCGACCCCGACCGTGTTCATCGACGCCGCCCACAACCCCCACGGCGCCAAGGCCTTAGGAGCGGCCCTTGAGCGTGACTTCGAATTCTCCCGGTTGATCGGCGTGGTTGCCTGCCTGGGCGACAAGGATGTTCGCGGCGTGCTGCGCGAGCTGGAGCCGTACCTCACGGAGATCGTCGTGACCACCAATTCCTCCCCGCGCGCGATGGATGCCTTTGAGCTTGCCGAGTATGCCCGCGACATCTTCGGCGACGAGCGCGTCTACGAGGCCCACGACCTGCCCGCAGCCGTGGAGGAGGCCGTGGCCCTGGCCGAGGACACCGACATTCAGTCCGGCGCCGGTGTTATCATCACCGGGTCGGTAGTTACCGCGGGCGAGGCCCGGACCCTGTTTGGAAAGGAACCCGCGTGA